AATAATTACAAGTAAAATTCTTGTAAGAGAGTTTTTCCAGAAACCTTTAAGCGTTTCGGTATCGGTCGGAACATTTTCAATGTCTTCGACTGTCGGTTTTTTGATCACCGCTTGGACAATTCCGGCAACCCAGCCCGTAGCAATCATTGGAATTATTGTAGAAATCGGAGCGCAGACAAAAACCGCCAAAATAGCCAGCGGATTGGCAAGTGCGCAAGCGCAACCCAAAGCCGAAAATCCTGCCGTAATTATCGACCATAAAACAATGGAATTAACACCAGTTTCAACACCGCCTTTGACAAATCCGTAAACCAAAAGAGCGACAACCGCAATACAGAGTCCCCATCCGATAAGCGACGGAATTATAGATTTCGGCGGAATTTTTTCTATCTCGGACAAATCAAACGGTTTTTTTATGCATTCCGAGACGCCTTTGCAATGCGCCGCTCCCAAAATTGCAACAATATTTTGTCCTTGAGCCGTACGTATTTTTTCTGCGAGATAAAAATCACGTTCATCTACAAGACGATTTTTTATACCAGGAAATTCTTTTGCCATCTCGTTCATTGCATTGCCTATGTTATCGTCTTGCTTCAATTCCTCGACCGTATTTTTATCAATTTCTTCCGATTGGAAAAACAACATAGAAAATAAACTTGAAAAGCATTTTATTTTTTGCACGAAAGAAAGTCCGCCCCAAACTCTTTTCAGCGTAATATCTATATTTCTATCCGCCAAAACCAAATTTTTCCCGCGTTTCTCGGCTTCTTCCGCACCACGCATCATTTCCGCACCGGGCACAATGTCAAGTTCTTTTCCAAGTTTTCTATAAAACGACGACATTATTAAGTTCGTCATCAAAAGCAATACCTTTTTTTGCCTGATAATCGTAAAAATATCCGTATTTTTCCATGTGTCGCGATTTTTCAAATTTTCGTATCTTTTTTGACACAATTCAATACAAATCGAATCCGGATTCACTTCCTCAATAATCTCGCTCACTTCCTCTACGCTTTTGGCGGAAACATGCGCCGTACCCAAAACGTAATAAGTTTTCCCATCGTTTTTAATAATTTTCACCGTTTCAGGAATCATTTTTCTTCTCCTTATTTTCACTGTTTTCCAAACCGGACGGAAGTTCTATTACAAATTCACAGCCTTTGCCGACTTGTGACCACGAAATAAATATTTTACCGTTGTGATATTCTTCTACAATTCTTTTTGCAAGCGCAAGACCAAGCCCCCATCCGCGTTTTTTTGTTGTAAAGCCCGGACTGAAAACACTACCGTACAGCTCTTTGGGAATGCCTCGCCCGTTGTCTCTATGCGTAATTCTTATTTTTTTATCGACCTTTACATAAACCGCCCGTAAATAAATTAAACCGTATTGGACGTCTATCGCATCAAGCGAATTTTTAAACAAATTTTCTAAAACCCACGATATTAAATCACTGTTTATAACGACAGGCAAATCTTCACGACAGTCATATTCTATTTCTATTTTTTTCCCTTCCTTGGGAAGGCGTTTTGAGAAATACGCAACATGTTCGTCAAGAATATTTTTGAGATTTGCGTTTTCAAGAAGCGGTTTTGAGCCGATAAATGAAAATCTGTCGGCTACTTTTTTTATTCTTACCACATCTCGAGACATATCTCGCGTTATTTGATAAACTTTATTTGGAAAGTCATCTTCACTTATGTTTTTATCTTCGTATTCACAGAAAAGAATGTCGTCGCTTTCATCGTTAAAATTCTTGCACTCCGTCTGTAAATATTCAATCCATCCAGTCAAAGAAGTCAACGGAGTTCCCAACTGATGAGCGGTTTCTTTCGCGAGCCCAACCCACAAATTACCCTGTTCGGTAACCAAAAACGCTTGTAGAACCAAATATACTATTGATACGAACGATAATATGAAAAATATTTCCAAATACGGTAAGAAAGACATTCCTGCAATAAAACTGCTGTCGCCGTAATACAAAAACCCCATACTCGTTTTTTTATCTCGTCCGTAAATAAGTTTCGGATTATATTTTTTTTGAAGTCGCTGCGTTTCCTCTATTAAATATTTCATCGTTTCGTAACGGTAATCTTCTTGAGATATTTTAGTTTTGAAAAAGGATTTTTTTTGAGTAATATTTTTCCAAACACGCGGTCTGCCCATCATGTCGGTAATAATCACCGGCATATCAAAATCCTGAATTATCTGGTCTAAAATTATATATTCTACCGAACTTCCTATTTTGTCGTAAAACGCTTCGCTTATGAGTTGTGCGTAAGTCTCGGTTGTCGCGCTGGCGAATTTTTGTAAACGGTCGATAATATAGTTTGTATATACCGCCCACCAAACAATTCCCAAAGCCGCAAAAAACAACAACAAGTTTCGGGAAGTATTAGGAGCGATTCGTCCAAATAACGCATAAACGGCGCTTAATATATCCTTTTTCTTCGGAATGCGAATTTTTATTGTTACGGTTTTTCTTTCACTATCAGCAGTTGGCAATTTCTACCAAACCATCCATATAAGGTCTAAGTACTTCGGGAACTATAACGCCGCCTTTTTCTGTTTGGTAGTTTTCAAGTATCGCTACCAAAATTCTTGCGGTGGCGACCCCGGACCCGTTTAACGTATGAACAAATTCGGGTTTTGACCCGCCGCGACGAAAACGAATATTTATGCGGGTCGCTTGAAACGCTTCAAAATTACTGACTGAAGAAACTTCAAGCCATTTCTTTTCACCTCCCGCCCAAACTTCAAGATCATAACATTTCGCTGCGGCAAACGACAAATCCGCGTCGCAAAGCGTAAGTACTCTGTAAGGTAATTTTAATTTTTGCA
Above is a genomic segment from Chitinispirillales bacterium containing:
- a CDS encoding TraB/GumN family protein encodes the protein MIPETVKIIKNDGKTYYVLGTAHVSAKSVEEVSEIIEEVNPDSICIELCQKRYENLKNRDTWKNTDIFTIIRQKKVLLLMTNLIMSSFYRKLGKELDIVPGAEMMRGAEEAEKRGKNLVLADRNIDITLKRVWGGLSFVQKIKCFSSLFSMLFFQSEEIDKNTVEELKQDDNIGNAMNEMAKEFPGIKNRLVDERDFYLAEKIRTAQGQNIVAILGAAHCKGVSECIKKPFDLSEIEKIPPKSIIPSLIGWGLCIAVVALLVYGFVKGGVETGVNSIVLWSIITAGFSALGCACALANPLAILAVFVCAPISTIIPMIATGWVAGIVQAVIKKPTVEDIENVPTDTETLKGFWKNSLTRILLVIIFTNIGASLGKFVAGVIIAKNMF